One window of the Macaca thibetana thibetana isolate TM-01 chromosome 1, ASM2454274v1, whole genome shotgun sequence genome contains the following:
- the PSMA5 gene encoding proteasome subunit alpha type-5 isoform X1 encodes MFLTRSEYDRGVNTFSPEGRLFQVEYAIEAIKLGSTAIGIQTSEGVCLAVEKRITSPLMEPSSIEKIVEIDAHIGCAMSGLIADAKTLIDKARVETQNHWFTYNETMTVESVTQAVSNLALQFGEEDADPGAMSRPFGVALLFGGVDEKGPQLFHMDPSGTFVQCDARAIGSASEGAQSSLQEVYHKSMTLKEAIKSSLIILKQVMEEKLNATNIELATVQPGQNFHMFTKEELEEVIKDI; translated from the exons ATGTTTCTCACCCGGTCTGAGTACGACAG ggGCGTGAATACTTTTTCTCCCGAAGGAAGATTATTTCAAGTGGAGTATGCCATTGAGGCTATCAAG CTTGGTTCTACAGCCATTGGGATCCAGACATCAGAGGGTGTGTGCCTAGCTGTGGAGAAGAGAATTACTTCCCCACTGATGGAGCCCAGCAGCATTGAGAAAATTGTAGAGATTGATGCTCACATAG GTTGTGCCATGAGTGGGCTAATTGCTGATGCTAAGACTTTAATTGATAAAGCCAGAGTGGAGACACAG AACCACTGGTTCACCTACAATGAGACAATGACAGTGGAGAGTGTGACCCAAGCTGTGTCCAATCTGGCTCTCCAGTTTGGAGAAGAAGATGCAGATCCAGGTGCCATG TCTCGTCCCTTTGGAGTAGCATTGTTATTTGGAGGAGTTGATGAGAAAGGACCTCAGCT GTTTCATATGGATCCATCTGGGACCTTTGTACAGTGTGATGCTCGTGCAATTGGCTCTGCTTCAGAGGGTGCCCAAAGCTCCTTGCAAGAAGTTTACCACAAG TCTATGACTTTGAAAGAAGCCATCAAGTCTTCACTCATCATCCTCAAACAAGTAATGGAGGAGAAGCTGAATGCAACAAACATTGAG cTAGCCACAGTGcagcctggccagaatttccacaTGTTCACAAAGGAAGAACTTGAAGAGGTTATCAAGGACATTTAA
- the PSMA5 gene encoding proteasome subunit alpha type-5 isoform X2, which translates to MEPSSIEKIVEIDAHIGCAMSGLIADAKTLIDKARVETQNHWFTYNETMTVESVTQAVSNLALQFGEEDADPGAMSRPFGVALLFGGVDEKGPQLFHMDPSGTFVQCDARAIGSASEGAQSSLQEVYHKSMTLKEAIKSSLIILKQVMEEKLNATNIELATVQPGQNFHMFTKEELEEVIKDI; encoded by the exons ATGGAGCCCAGCAGCATTGAGAAAATTGTAGAGATTGATGCTCACATAG GTTGTGCCATGAGTGGGCTAATTGCTGATGCTAAGACTTTAATTGATAAAGCCAGAGTGGAGACACAG AACCACTGGTTCACCTACAATGAGACAATGACAGTGGAGAGTGTGACCCAAGCTGTGTCCAATCTGGCTCTCCAGTTTGGAGAAGAAGATGCAGATCCAGGTGCCATG TCTCGTCCCTTTGGAGTAGCATTGTTATTTGGAGGAGTTGATGAGAAAGGACCTCAGCT GTTTCATATGGATCCATCTGGGACCTTTGTACAGTGTGATGCTCGTGCAATTGGCTCTGCTTCAGAGGGTGCCCAAAGCTCCTTGCAAGAAGTTTACCACAAG TCTATGACTTTGAAAGAAGCCATCAAGTCTTCACTCATCATCCTCAAACAAGTAATGGAGGAGAAGCTGAATGCAACAAACATTGAG cTAGCCACAGTGcagcctggccagaatttccacaTGTTCACAAAGGAAGAACTTGAAGAGGTTATCAAGGACATTTAA